In Saccharothrix violaceirubra, the following are encoded in one genomic region:
- the hisG gene encoding ATP phosphoribosyltransferase — MAPLRFALPNKGSLSAPAAQMLAEAGYRVHRSGRELIVADPANDVQFFFLRPRDIAVYVGEGSLDVGITGRDLLHDSVVSAKEILPLGFGRASFYYASKPGEISGLAELEGRRVATSYPNLVDAHLAEVGVKAHLVRLDGAVETAVELGVADAIADVVETGITLKTSGLETFGKPILKSEAVLIQSERVTEGSDAAAAVEILHRRLQGVLIARRYVILDFDCPVSAQEEAFRLVPGIESPTVSPLAREGWVAVRSLVPRDEAPFVMDELWRVGARAILVSSLDTCRI; from the coding sequence ATGGCTCCTCTTCGCTTCGCCCTGCCCAACAAGGGCTCATTGAGTGCTCCCGCGGCGCAAATGCTGGCCGAAGCGGGGTACCGGGTCCATCGGTCGGGTCGGGAACTGATCGTCGCGGACCCCGCCAATGACGTCCAGTTCTTTTTCCTCCGTCCGCGTGACATCGCCGTGTACGTCGGAGAAGGGTCTTTGGACGTCGGCATCACCGGGCGTGATCTGCTGCATGATTCCGTCGTTTCCGCGAAGGAGATCCTCCCGCTCGGTTTCGGGCGCGCGTCGTTCTACTACGCGTCCAAGCCCGGCGAGATCAGCGGTCTGGCCGAGCTGGAGGGGCGACGCGTCGCGACCAGCTACCCGAACCTGGTCGACGCGCACCTGGCCGAGGTGGGCGTCAAGGCGCACCTGGTGCGGCTGGACGGTGCCGTGGAGACCGCCGTCGAACTCGGCGTGGCCGACGCGATCGCGGACGTGGTGGAAACCGGCATCACGCTGAAGACCTCGGGGCTGGAGACGTTCGGCAAGCCGATACTGAAGTCGGAGGCGGTGCTCATCCAGTCCGAGCGGGTCACCGAGGGGTCGGACGCCGCGGCGGCGGTCGAGATCCTGCACCGGCGGCTCCAGGGCGTGCTGATCGCCCGGCGCTACGTGATCCTCGACTTCGACTGCCCGGTCAGCGCGCAGGAGGAGGCGTTCCGGCTCGTGCCCGGCATCGAGTCGCCGACCGTGTCGCCGCTGGCCCGCGAGGGCTGGGTCGCGGTGCGGTCGCTCGTGCCGCGCGACGAGGCCCCGTTCGTGATGGACGAGCTGTGGCGCGTGGGCGCCCGCGCGATCCTGGTCAGCTCGCTGGACACCTGCCGCATCTGA
- a CDS encoding ATP-binding cassette domain-containing protein, with product MIVEVRGLRKAYGPKSVLAGIDLDVAEGTVFALLGPNGAGKTTTVRILSTLVRPDAGTVRVAGHDVVRDPVAVRRSISLTGQYAAVDDGQTARENLFVVGRLLHLGRSAARHRAAELLARFDLLDAADRRVGTYSGGMRRRLDLAMGLVGRPRVVFLDEPTTGLDPTGRTTMWAAVRELVATGTTIVLTTQYLEEADRLADRISVVDGGVVVAAGTADELKARVGGDRLDLEFADPHTRDAARRVLGGRPDPDRPALGLLSDGSAGHLHHVLDTLRANAIDPVRVTSHRPTLDDVFRAVTTREEVAA from the coding sequence GTGATCGTCGAAGTGCGGGGCCTGCGCAAGGCGTACGGCCCGAAGTCGGTGCTCGCGGGCATCGACCTGGACGTCGCGGAAGGGACGGTGTTCGCCCTGCTCGGCCCCAACGGCGCGGGCAAGACGACCACCGTGCGCATCCTGTCCACCCTGGTCCGGCCCGACGCGGGCACGGTGCGCGTGGCCGGCCACGACGTCGTGCGCGACCCGGTCGCCGTGCGCCGGTCGATCAGCCTCACCGGCCAGTACGCCGCCGTCGACGACGGCCAGACCGCGCGCGAGAACCTGTTCGTCGTCGGCCGCCTGCTGCACCTGGGCCGGTCCGCCGCCCGGCACCGGGCCGCCGAACTGCTCGCCCGGTTCGACCTGCTCGACGCCGCCGACCGGCGCGTGGGCACCTACTCGGGCGGCATGCGGCGGCGGCTCGACCTGGCCATGGGACTGGTCGGCCGGCCGCGCGTGGTGTTCCTCGACGAACCGACCACGGGTCTGGACCCGACCGGCCGCACGACCATGTGGGCCGCCGTGCGCGAACTCGTCGCCACCGGCACCACGATCGTCCTCACCACCCAGTACCTGGAGGAGGCGGACCGGCTCGCGGACCGGATCTCGGTCGTCGACGGCGGCGTGGTCGTCGCGGCCGGCACCGCCGACGAACTCAAGGCCCGGGTCGGCGGCGACCGCCTCGACCTGGAGTTCGCCGACCCGCACACCCGCGACGCCGCCCGCCGCGTGCTCGGCGGCCGACCCGACCCCGACCGGCCCGCCCTCGGCCTGCTCTCCGACGGCAGCGCCGGCCACCTGCACCACGTGCTGGACACCTTGCGCGCCAACGCGATCGACCCGGTGCGCGTGACCTCCCACCGCCCGACCCTCGACGACGTGTTCCGCGCCGTCACCACGCGAGAGGAAGTGGCCGCGTGA
- a CDS encoding ABC transporter permease: MSHALTESATMVGRGIRLSRRNVDTLVMALMLPLVMMALFVYVFGGAIAADGRYIDYVVPGIILLCVGFGASSTALSVVDDLRGGMIDRLRSMPIHAFAVLTGHVVASVVRNALATTIVVLAAVAMGFRPSATPLEWLAVAGLLLLYVAAISWLAAAMGVVAKTPEAAGALNFLMLFLPYLSSAFVPTDTMPAVLRAISENQPVTPLIETVRGLLTGTAIGSHGVIALAWSAGLLIASTTVAVMLYRRKVDGG, from the coding sequence GTGAGCCACGCGCTGACCGAGTCGGCCACGATGGTCGGCCGCGGCATCCGGCTGAGCCGGCGCAACGTCGACACGCTCGTCATGGCCCTGATGCTGCCGCTGGTCATGATGGCGCTGTTCGTCTACGTGTTCGGCGGCGCCATCGCCGCCGACGGCCGGTACATCGACTACGTCGTGCCGGGGATCATCCTGCTGTGCGTGGGTTTCGGCGCGTCGTCCACGGCGTTGTCCGTCGTGGACGACCTGCGCGGCGGCATGATCGACCGGTTGCGGTCCATGCCGATCCACGCGTTCGCCGTGCTGACCGGGCACGTGGTGGCCAGCGTGGTGCGCAACGCGTTGGCGACCACGATCGTCGTGCTCGCCGCGGTGGCCATGGGGTTCCGGCCGTCGGCGACCCCGCTGGAGTGGCTCGCGGTCGCCGGTCTGCTGCTGCTCTACGTGGCGGCGATCTCGTGGCTGGCGGCGGCGATGGGCGTCGTGGCGAAGACGCCGGAAGCGGCCGGTGCGCTCAACTTCCTGATGCTGTTCCTGCCGTACCTGAGCAGCGCGTTCGTGCCGACCGACACGATGCCCGCCGTACTGCGGGCGATCAGCGAGAACCAGCCCGTGACGCCGTTGATCGAGACCGTGCGCGGACTGCTGACCGGCACGGCGATCGGATCGCACGGCGTCATCGCCTTGGCATGGTCGGCGGGGTTGTTGATCGCGTCGACCACGGTGGCGGTCATGCTGTACCGGCGGAAGGTCGACGGCGGGTGA
- a CDS encoding sensor histidine kinase, whose translation MTTAIRLVCALLPVLWAGVTSWVDRFSVVEVVGYGTAVAVALVAARRHPAGIVLAAAAWQVGVLSRLGSDNSVPLAALSPALVLTAYVAGRHVGHARAAVVALVGSGLVGAIAGAVVTGTPDTVVLTLAGIAVAGAVPWAFGRHRRLFAAMVEAGWDRAERLERDVVRARDRERARLAAEMHDLVGHELARAALLVGALEVSPTLPDDQRRAAHEARAGVTAAAERLADTVRLLRGPESRSPDESVQAVVDAARATGLDVDADTADLAGVDPVIDRTVHRVLAESLTNAMKHAPGSKVRITLTRDDGITLVVANGPPAAKPTHTGSRLGLVGLTERVSLVGGRFDAGPQGEGFAVHAHLPERPVATEPTRSSAATRVRHSARHVTLVTVAVVGGAAVLALGYMVFDAVTSTLRPAVYDRLRVGAAQADVLPLLPDRTRVDGPPVEAPPPDWTCSYYSTHPNPFDGRRLDLYRVCFADGRLVGKDLLTRDP comes from the coding sequence ATGACCACCGCGATCCGCCTGGTCTGCGCGCTGCTGCCCGTCCTGTGGGCCGGCGTGACCTCCTGGGTCGACCGGTTCTCGGTCGTGGAGGTGGTCGGGTACGGGACGGCCGTGGCCGTCGCCCTGGTCGCCGCACGACGCCACCCCGCCGGGATCGTGCTCGCCGCCGCCGCGTGGCAGGTGGGCGTCCTGTCGCGCCTGGGCTCCGACAACTCCGTTCCGCTCGCCGCGCTCTCCCCCGCGCTCGTGCTCACCGCCTACGTCGCCGGCCGCCACGTCGGGCACGCCCGCGCCGCCGTCGTGGCCCTCGTCGGCTCCGGTCTGGTCGGCGCGATCGCGGGCGCGGTGGTCACCGGAACCCCGGACACCGTCGTCCTCACGCTCGCGGGCATCGCGGTGGCGGGCGCGGTGCCCTGGGCGTTCGGCCGGCACCGCCGGCTGTTCGCGGCCATGGTCGAGGCCGGCTGGGACCGGGCCGAGCGGCTCGAACGCGACGTGGTCCGCGCCCGTGACCGCGAACGCGCCCGGCTCGCCGCCGAGATGCACGACCTGGTCGGCCACGAACTCGCCCGCGCCGCGCTGCTCGTCGGCGCGTTGGAGGTCTCCCCCACCCTCCCCGACGACCAGCGTCGCGCCGCCCACGAGGCCCGGGCCGGGGTCACGGCCGCGGCCGAACGCCTGGCCGACACCGTGCGCCTCCTGCGCGGTCCCGAGTCCCGGAGCCCGGACGAGTCCGTCCAGGCGGTCGTCGACGCCGCCCGCGCCACCGGTCTCGACGTCGACGCCGACACCGCCGATCTCGCCGGCGTCGACCCGGTCATCGACCGCACCGTGCACCGGGTCCTCGCCGAGTCGCTCACCAACGCGATGAAGCACGCCCCCGGTTCGAAGGTGCGGATCACGCTCACCCGCGACGACGGCATCACGCTCGTCGTCGCCAACGGTCCGCCGGCGGCGAAGCCGACGCACACCGGCAGCCGGCTGGGACTGGTCGGCCTCACCGAACGCGTCTCGCTCGTCGGGGGCCGGTTCGACGCGGGTCCGCAGGGCGAGGGTTTCGCGGTCCACGCGCACCTGCCCGAGCGCCCCGTCGCCACCGAACCCACCCGGTCGAGCGCGGCCACCCGGGTCCGGCACAGTGCGCGGCACGTCACGCTGGTCACGGTCGCCGTGGTGGGTGGCGCGGCCGTGCTCGCGCTGGGCTACATGGTCTTCGACGCGGTCACGTCCACCCTTCGCCCCGCCGTCTACGACCGGCTGCGGGTGGGCGCGGCCCAGGCCGACGTCCTCCCCCTGCTGCCCGACCGGACCCGCGTGGACGGCCCGCCGGTCGAGGCACCGCCGCCGGACTGGACGTGCTCGTACTACAGCACGCACCCGAACCCGTTCGACGGCCGCCGTCTCGACCTGTACCGGGTGTGCTTCGCCGACGGCCGACTGGTGGGCAAGGACCTGCTGACCCGGGACCCCTGA
- a CDS encoding phosphatase PAP2 family protein, with product MVDPHLGLFLFVVGVATDSPPFVRTFGVIATDAVLGVFAVLFLVSWWRARTAGAERMAKALLAPAATVVAGLVGEVIKLLFREERPCHTTAGIAPCPAPDDWSFPSSHSVIAGSAAVALALVAGRVLRRIALACAVFTAASRVFVGVHYPHDVAAGLLLGALVVTFLPMAARRAAPVVARLRSGTPGRTLLGAGPR from the coding sequence ATGGTCGATCCCCACCTCGGGCTCTTCCTGTTCGTGGTCGGCGTGGCCACGGACAGCCCGCCCTTCGTCCGGACGTTCGGCGTGATCGCCACCGACGCCGTCCTCGGCGTCTTCGCCGTCCTGTTCCTCGTGTCCTGGTGGCGTGCCCGCACGGCCGGTGCCGAACGGATGGCCAAGGCACTGCTCGCACCGGCCGCCACCGTGGTCGCCGGCCTGGTCGGCGAGGTGATCAAGCTGCTGTTCCGGGAGGAACGCCCTTGCCACACCACCGCGGGCATCGCACCGTGCCCGGCGCCGGACGACTGGTCGTTCCCCAGTAGCCATTCGGTGATCGCGGGCTCGGCCGCCGTCGCCTTGGCGCTCGTCGCCGGACGCGTGCTGCGCCGGATCGCGTTGGCGTGTGCCGTGTTCACGGCCGCGTCGCGCGTCTTCGTGGGCGTGCACTACCCGCACGACGTGGCCGCCGGTCTGCTCCTGGGCGCTCTGGTCGTGACCTTCCTCCCGATGGCCGCCCGGCGGGCCGCGCCGGTGGTCGCCCGACTGCGGTCCGGCACGCCGGGCAGGACGCTGCTCGGAGCCGGACCCCGATGA
- a CDS encoding methyltransferase, producing the protein MPLHRPSDDGPASFHDMLSTAGYRAVATALELGLFAALTEGPLDADDLAARLGTDPRGTGLLADVLVTLGHLEPGYANSPSTTRWLTGPYAEVDRFWSTVLFSSWTDLTESVRTGRPALDFYRWLVENPETLHRFQAMLSTHADAIAPEVTTLITPGVTLLDVGGGHAKYAIRFCAGNPDLTATVVDLPDAVEVGRAAVAAAGLTDRIGFAAGDYDEVDLGGGYDTVLLFNVVHGRAPDANVTLLARVAKALRPGGRVVLLEHDHHVPDAGSDAFARVFSLNLFHGQGGQVYPASEITSWLTKAGFTEPTVHPLSTSPGQSLLVATT; encoded by the coding sequence ATGCCACTGCACCGACCGTCCGACGACGGGCCCGCGTCGTTCCACGACATGCTGTCCACCGCGGGCTACCGGGCCGTGGCCACGGCGTTGGAACTGGGCCTGTTCGCGGCGTTGACCGAGGGACCGCTCGACGCCGACGACCTGGCCGCCCGCCTGGGCACCGACCCGCGCGGCACCGGACTGCTGGCCGACGTGCTGGTGACGTTGGGGCACCTGGAACCCGGCTACGCGAACAGCCCGTCGACCACCCGCTGGCTGACCGGCCCGTACGCCGAGGTGGACCGGTTCTGGAGCACCGTCCTGTTCTCGTCGTGGACGGACCTGACGGAGTCCGTCCGAACGGGACGACCGGCCCTGGACTTCTACCGCTGGCTGGTGGAGAACCCCGAGACCCTGCACCGGTTCCAGGCGATGCTGTCCACGCACGCGGACGCCATCGCCCCGGAGGTGACGACCCTGATCACCCCCGGGGTGACCCTGCTGGACGTCGGTGGCGGGCACGCCAAGTACGCCATCCGCTTCTGCGCGGGCAACCCGGACCTGACGGCCACCGTGGTCGACCTGCCCGACGCGGTGGAGGTGGGCCGGGCAGCCGTCGCGGCGGCGGGCCTGACCGACCGGATCGGTTTCGCGGCGGGCGACTACGACGAGGTCGACCTGGGTGGCGGGTACGACACCGTGCTGTTGTTCAACGTCGTCCACGGCCGTGCTCCGGACGCGAACGTGACGTTGTTGGCACGCGTGGCGAAGGCCCTGCGGCCGGGCGGGCGGGTCGTCCTGCTGGAACACGACCACCACGTCCCGGACGCCGGGTCGGACGCCTTCGCGCGGGTGTTCAGCCTGAACCTGTTCCACGGTCAGGGCGGACAGGTGTACCCGGCTTCGGAGATCACGTCGTGGCTGACGAAGGCGGGCTTCACGGAGCCCACCGTGCACCCGTTGAGCACCTCGCCGGGCCAGTCGCTCCTGGTGGCCACTACCTGA